From the Comamonas odontotermitis genome, one window contains:
- a CDS encoding aminoglycoside adenylyltransferase family protein, translated as MPSALPPAVFHQLSLARSVLDAGLGSAIVSMHVFGSAVDTGLQPSSDLDLLVTVDEAPSESQRSAVLTQLLTVSAPPGTSVILRPLEVTVLSLAHLKPWRYPARRELQFGEWLRHDLLGGVFEAPMPDPDLAILITKVRDSSIALYGPEASALLPPVPQADLERALLDTVGQWNQPEDWAGDERNIVLALARCWHTAWTGRICSKQEAATWVLERVDDRHKAIVANARAAYLGLEQDTLPTQPEAVQAFVRDARTEVEQKLAG; from the coding sequence ATGCCAAGCGCACTTCCTCCTGCCGTTTTCCACCAACTCTCACTGGCGCGCAGCGTGCTGGACGCGGGGCTGGGAAGCGCCATCGTCAGCATGCATGTTTTTGGATCGGCTGTGGATACGGGTCTGCAACCTTCCAGCGATCTGGACTTGCTGGTGACCGTGGATGAGGCACCGAGCGAAAGCCAGCGCAGCGCTGTTCTGACGCAGCTCCTCACGGTTTCTGCGCCCCCTGGGACGTCGGTCATTCTTCGTCCTCTGGAAGTCACCGTACTGAGTCTCGCCCATTTGAAGCCCTGGCGCTATCCTGCTCGCCGCGAATTGCAGTTTGGCGAATGGCTCCGCCATGACCTGCTTGGCGGTGTGTTCGAAGCGCCGATGCCGGACCCGGATCTGGCGATCCTGATCACCAAGGTTCGAGACAGCAGCATTGCTCTGTATGGGCCTGAAGCCTCCGCGCTCCTTCCACCTGTACCACAGGCCGACCTTGAGCGAGCCCTTCTGGACACTGTCGGGCAGTGGAACCAGCCCGAGGACTGGGCAGGGGACGAACGAAACATTGTTCTCGCACTCGCCCGCTGCTGGCACACAGCGTGGACGGGCCGGATCTGCTCGAAGCAGGAAGCGGCCACCTGGGTACTTGAACGCGTGGACGACCGCCACAAAGCGATCGTCGCAAATGCCCGTGCTGCCTACCTCGGGTTGGAGCAGGACACTTTGCCCACCCAGCCCGAAGCCGTGCAGGCATTCGTGCGTGATGCTCGCACAGAAGTGGAGCAAAAGCTGGCTGGCTGA
- a CDS encoding alpha/beta fold hydrolase, which translates to MHNDEGVHALESDDDLLHLEERLSALPDPRRHGYVDAQGVRIWFAVFGSGPPVVLLHGGMGNSTNWACLIPELVDHGYCAITIDSRAQGRSFWDGKPLHYTDMAADVRQVLDHLHISRAAIVGWSDGADTGLVLAETSPERVHALFFFACNVDASGTKPFEMTPRIKRVLQHHRKQYAALSPTPDNFDEVFEAVQRMQSSEPNYLAAQLARMDVPTTVCHAENDEFIFREHLAYLADTLGNARFVLLPGVGHFAPWQQPALFNTAVIAFLKRLHTPTE; encoded by the coding sequence ATGCACAACGACGAAGGAGTGCACGCCTTGGAGAGCGACGATGATCTGCTGCACCTTGAGGAGCGCCTCTCGGCACTCCCCGATCCCAGGCGCCACGGGTATGTTGATGCCCAGGGAGTGCGCATCTGGTTCGCCGTCTTTGGCTCAGGCCCGCCTGTTGTCCTGCTGCATGGCGGCATGGGCAACAGCACCAACTGGGCGTGTCTGATCCCCGAGCTGGTCGACCATGGATACTGCGCCATCACCATTGACAGCCGTGCCCAGGGCCGCAGCTTCTGGGACGGCAAGCCATTGCACTACACGGACATGGCGGCGGACGTTCGGCAAGTACTCGACCATCTCCACATATCCAGAGCCGCCATCGTTGGCTGGAGCGATGGCGCTGACACCGGGCTGGTGTTGGCCGAAACGTCCCCCGAACGGGTACATGCCCTCTTCTTCTTTGCATGCAATGTGGACGCTTCCGGAACCAAGCCGTTCGAGATGACGCCGCGCATCAAGCGTGTATTGCAACACCACCGCAAGCAATATGCCGCGTTGTCGCCAACACCCGACAACTTCGACGAGGTCTTTGAAGCAGTTCAACGCATGCAGTCGAGCGAGCCGAATTACCTGGCGGCTCAGCTTGCACGGATGGATGTACCGACCACGGTATGCCACGCTGAGAATGATGAATTCATCTTTCGTGAGCACCTGGCGTATCTGGCAGACACCCTGGGCAATGCCAGGTTCGTTCTCTTGCCTGGTGTTGGGCACTTTGCTCCCTGGCAACAGCCTGCCCTGTTCAACACCGCCGTCATCGCATTTCTGAAGCGCCTGCATACGCCCACCGAATGA
- a CDS encoding YciI family protein produces the protein MPYIIETFDKPNSLSLRKENRDAHLEFLDEHKAALIACGAKLNDDGTDQGGGLYIVAVESAEEARAFIEQDPFFKIGLFGDIKITRWRKAYVDGVCKL, from the coding sequence ATGCCTTACATCATCGAAACCTTTGACAAGCCCAACAGCCTTTCCCTGCGTAAAGAGAATCGGGATGCACACCTCGAATTTCTCGATGAGCACAAGGCAGCGCTGATCGCATGCGGCGCCAAGCTGAATGACGATGGCACCGACCAAGGCGGCGGCCTGTATATCGTCGCCGTGGAAAGCGCCGAGGAGGCGCGTGCCTTCATCGAGCAAGACCCTTTTTTCAAGATCGGGCTGTTTGGAGACATCAAGATCACCCGCTGGCGAAAGGCCTATGTCGATGGCGTGTGCAAGCTCTGA
- a CDS encoding MFS transporter, translated as MQTSAIKIRGVQDVISFIDGRQGIKGRAGVIWWLALGGLFLDAFSNSALSVGLGPMTRDQQLTPAEVAWMTSLASWVSIAFNPIGGWMADRWGRMRPLIIAKVLAVIGALLVTFAPDYSTILFGRFFVGAAYGIDFAIAMAVLAEFTPARFKSRLNVWQGMWYMAVCTNLVLALWFNSWGVGDSLWRYSVAATAVFGCLILVLQLCLLIESPTWLARKERLEDAARSMTRIYAQSFVAAPVSERLPVINQAKRGLANVLLIFRGIYLPRTILAATVQIGQSIQYFAVGWYLPLISASLFGKDFQQATLGALVFNVFGIVGGFLSPTIGRILGLRRASAIGFALVFLMLLVLGLFNGKMPIWAAVAVPSLFILFHSGGPGANGKSLSTLSFRSELRAGANGVIGALGAMGAALGLLVFPLFRQQYGLETTFLILSVVPLVASLICFTIKWDPTRSAVNPDNEPDAPQFEADAVKVVAAR; from the coding sequence ATGCAAACCAGCGCTATAAAAATTCGTGGTGTCCAGGATGTCATATCCTTTATCGACGGACGCCAGGGAATCAAAGGTCGGGCGGGCGTTATCTGGTGGCTCGCGCTTGGCGGCCTGTTTCTCGATGCATTTTCCAATTCTGCACTCAGCGTAGGCCTCGGGCCGATGACGCGCGACCAGCAGCTGACCCCTGCTGAAGTTGCATGGATGACATCGCTTGCTTCATGGGTGTCGATCGCCTTCAATCCCATTGGCGGCTGGATGGCCGACCGCTGGGGCCGCATGCGCCCTCTCATCATCGCCAAGGTGCTCGCCGTCATCGGCGCGCTGCTGGTCACGTTTGCGCCCGACTATTCCACCATTCTGTTTGGCCGCTTCTTTGTAGGTGCAGCGTATGGCATTGATTTCGCCATTGCCATGGCCGTGCTGGCAGAGTTCACACCGGCACGGTTCAAGAGCCGCCTGAACGTATGGCAAGGCATGTGGTACATGGCCGTCTGTACCAACCTGGTGCTTGCGCTGTGGTTCAACTCCTGGGGCGTGGGCGATTCGCTGTGGCGTTACTCGGTTGCAGCCACCGCTGTATTCGGCTGCCTCATCCTGGTGCTGCAGCTTTGCCTGTTGATTGAAAGTCCGACCTGGCTGGCGCGCAAGGAACGCCTCGAAGATGCAGCGCGCTCAATGACACGCATCTATGCCCAGTCATTTGTTGCCGCCCCGGTTTCCGAACGCCTGCCGGTCATCAACCAAGCCAAGCGAGGGCTTGCGAATGTGCTGCTGATTTTCCGCGGCATCTATCTGCCACGCACCATTCTCGCGGCCACGGTGCAGATTGGCCAGTCGATCCAGTACTTTGCGGTGGGCTGGTATCTCCCGCTGATCAGCGCGTCGCTGTTTGGCAAGGATTTTCAGCAAGCCACGCTTGGCGCGCTGGTATTCAACGTCTTCGGCATCGTGGGCGGCTTTCTTTCACCCACGATCGGCCGCATTCTGGGATTGAGACGTGCCTCTGCCATTGGGTTTGCACTGGTCTTTTTGATGCTTCTGGTGCTAGGCCTCTTCAACGGAAAGATGCCAATCTGGGCAGCAGTAGCGGTACCGTCGCTGTTCATTCTTTTCCACTCCGGCGGTCCCGGCGCCAATGGAAAAAGCCTCTCGACGCTGTCTTTCCGCAGCGAATTGCGTGCGGGGGCGAACGGTGTCATTGGTGCGCTGGGTGCCATGGGCGCAGCCCTGGGGCTGCTCGTGTTCCCGCTGTTCCGCCAGCAGTATGGCCTGGAGACCACCTTCCTGATTCTGTCGGTGGTGCCGCTGGTTGCAAGCCTCATCTGCTTCACCATCAAATGGGATCCGACGCGCAGTGCCGTCAACCCGGACAACGAGCCGGACGCCCCCCAGTTTGAAGCCGATGCCGTCAAGGTGGTGGCAGCGCGATAG
- a CDS encoding FGGY family carbohydrate kinase, translating to MADNDVILSIDEGTSGTRAALVGRDGLVFGQDYIPLDVSCPRPGTVEQDADVLLEKTLLVCRRVIAQAQASGKHIVAMAIANQRCSAVLWDTLTGRSLAPVMVWQDSRHREELAALSSRWDSTLVQYAGRPAGVRSPYLWARHKLREVPEIAQAYREKRLAFGTIDTWLLWHLSKSRELVTTPTNVTSGNAYVLREHRYLDSWLDALEFPQELLPRLREDADDFGITRHELLGIEVPILACAGDQHAAAIGLGCLERGQAMCVHGTGSFVDVLTGVDLAPHDGAHESSLTMTARRTHGLSRFAIETYVPTTGSALNWICEKLEWFSDPKQISELASGATTSPDLLFVPALTGLRIPSMEPAARASVLGISMATSKAELAKAILEGIAHSVTSCMDANQQASGTRVSELLVGGGLAGSSTLLQIQADLMGMPVRRLAETDKASLRGIAFLAGGSGLLWDSLEEACATLKTDAVFEPQMGEDERAHRRAIWHARVADELAHARKYTRLESTEKAA from the coding sequence ATGGCCGACAACGACGTTATTTTGTCCATCGATGAAGGCACTTCAGGCACGCGCGCAGCTTTGGTGGGAAGAGACGGCCTCGTCTTCGGCCAAGACTACATTCCGCTGGATGTGTCGTGCCCGCGTCCGGGAACCGTTGAGCAAGACGCAGATGTTTTGCTGGAGAAGACGCTGCTGGTGTGCCGCAGGGTGATTGCACAAGCACAGGCGAGCGGAAAGCACATCGTCGCCATGGCCATTGCCAACCAGCGCTGCTCGGCGGTGCTGTGGGATACCTTGACCGGCAGGTCCCTCGCTCCCGTCATGGTCTGGCAGGATTCAAGGCACCGGGAAGAGCTGGCAGCCCTGTCCTCCCGCTGGGATTCGACCCTGGTGCAGTATGCGGGGCGGCCTGCGGGTGTCCGCTCGCCCTATCTGTGGGCCCGGCACAAGCTGCGAGAGGTACCGGAGATTGCGCAGGCCTACCGTGAAAAGCGCCTGGCCTTTGGAACCATCGATACCTGGTTGCTATGGCACCTTTCGAAGTCACGCGAACTGGTCACAACGCCGACGAACGTGACCTCGGGAAACGCATACGTCCTTCGGGAACACCGGTATCTGGATTCGTGGCTGGATGCGCTGGAGTTTCCGCAAGAGCTACTGCCCAGACTCCGGGAAGACGCCGACGATTTTGGCATCACCCGGCATGAGCTTCTGGGTATCGAAGTGCCCATTCTTGCCTGTGCAGGCGACCAGCATGCTGCAGCCATCGGCCTGGGCTGCCTGGAGCGCGGACAGGCCATGTGCGTGCATGGCACAGGCAGTTTCGTAGACGTTCTGACGGGTGTTGATCTGGCACCGCACGATGGCGCCCATGAGAGTTCCCTCACGATGACCGCCCGAAGAACCCACGGGCTGTCCCGCTTTGCCATCGAAACCTATGTGCCCACCACAGGCTCGGCCCTGAACTGGATATGCGAAAAGCTGGAATGGTTCAGTGATCCCAAGCAGATCAGTGAACTCGCCAGCGGCGCAACCACCTCTCCAGACCTGCTGTTCGTGCCCGCGCTGACGGGGCTTCGCATCCCCTCGATGGAGCCCGCAGCGCGGGCATCGGTACTCGGAATATCGATGGCTACCTCCAAGGCGGAGCTCGCAAAGGCCATTCTGGAAGGCATCGCGCATTCGGTAACCTCCTGCATGGATGCCAACCAGCAAGCGTCTGGCACTCGCGTATCGGAGCTGCTGGTCGGAGGCGGTTTGGCTGGCAGCTCCACCTTGTTGCAGATACAGGCCGACCTGATGGGCATGCCTGTGCGCCGTCTGGCCGAAACCGATAAGGCAAGCCTCAGAGGAATTGCCTTCCTGGCTGGGGGCTCCGGCCTGCTGTGGGATTCGCTGGAAGAGGCCTGCGCTACCTTGAAGACAGACGCTGTCTTCGAGCCGCAGATGGGCGAGGACGAGCGTGCACACCGGCGGGCGATATGGCACGCACGCGTGGCCGACGAACTGGCCCACGCAAGAAAGTACACACGTCTTGAATCAACGGAGAAAGCAGCATGA
- a CDS encoding glycerol-3-phosphate dehydrogenase/oxidase → MIGWPTNLYGKDSAELTLTAPLRLERAEQLAQLGDEKFDLLVIGGGVTGSYVALDASLRGYRVALIEKDDFASGTSSKSSKMVHGGLRYIEQGNLGLVRHSLLERQRLRRNARHLVHRLPFLFPVMEREGVFDKKLAKAFNSLLWTYDFAGGWREGILHQKLSKAEVLSHCPTFREDHLMGGFMYFDARVDDARLTLTIARTAVFHGATVVNHCKAVSLTRNESGKVDGAITQVDGKEIRVQARSVVMATGVWLRDWDGRKNGQEATLHVRPAKGVHVAIPWLKIRNDCTVTIPVPGRSRRATITRWGNVSYLGTTDEDYEGSLDDVHCTRKELDFLLEGARSALKTDLQPEDVVGSIAGCRPLVGPAGGKTVEMKRNHEIHVAEDGLVTIVGGKLTTSRHMAEQTVDTVEKQLGRRKRCTTKSAFLLGAAGYDSQAITATGGLSAHLGERYGTEARFVSDIMQPHPSLLKPIVEGLAYTEAEVVYAVRHEMARTVEDVLSRRMRARLMARDASALAAARVGEILQAELHLSANDISEQVAAYRHSVEREKSILMGDIQC, encoded by the coding sequence ATGATAGGTTGGCCAACAAACCTATATGGCAAGGACAGCGCCGAATTGACATTGACCGCCCCACTGCGGCTGGAGCGTGCCGAGCAACTGGCACAACTGGGCGACGAGAAATTCGACCTGCTGGTGATAGGCGGTGGTGTCACCGGCTCCTACGTCGCACTGGACGCCAGTCTGCGCGGCTACCGGGTTGCGCTCATCGAGAAAGACGACTTTGCGTCCGGCACATCGTCCAAATCGTCCAAGATGGTTCACGGCGGGCTGCGCTACATCGAGCAGGGAAACCTGGGCCTGGTTCGCCATTCGCTTCTGGAAAGACAACGCCTGCGCCGCAACGCCCGCCATCTGGTGCATCGGCTGCCGTTCCTGTTTCCCGTGATGGAACGCGAGGGCGTGTTTGACAAAAAACTGGCCAAGGCCTTCAACAGCCTGCTGTGGACCTACGATTTCGCCGGTGGCTGGCGTGAGGGAATCCTGCACCAGAAGCTGTCCAAAGCCGAGGTGCTCTCGCACTGCCCGACTTTCCGCGAAGACCACCTGATGGGCGGATTCATGTACTTTGACGCGCGGGTGGACGATGCGCGTCTGACCTTGACGATCGCCCGAACGGCAGTATTCCATGGCGCAACCGTCGTGAACCATTGCAAGGCGGTATCGCTGACGCGCAATGAAAGCGGCAAGGTCGACGGCGCCATCACCCAGGTTGATGGCAAGGAGATCCGCGTGCAAGCCCGGTCGGTGGTGATGGCAACCGGCGTCTGGCTGCGCGATTGGGATGGCCGAAAGAATGGGCAGGAAGCCACACTGCATGTTCGCCCCGCCAAGGGCGTGCATGTGGCCATTCCGTGGCTCAAGATCCGCAACGACTGCACAGTCACCATTCCGGTGCCGGGCCGCAGCAGGCGCGCCACGATCACAAGGTGGGGCAACGTCTCCTACCTCGGCACAACGGATGAAGACTACGAAGGCAGCCTGGATGATGTGCACTGCACACGCAAGGAACTCGATTTTCTGCTGGAAGGCGCCCGCTCGGCCCTGAAAACCGACCTGCAGCCAGAAGATGTGGTCGGCAGCATCGCCGGATGCCGCCCACTGGTCGGGCCGGCTGGTGGAAAAACCGTCGAAATGAAGCGCAACCACGAGATTCATGTCGCTGAAGACGGACTCGTCACCATCGTGGGCGGCAAGCTGACCACCTCTCGCCACATGGCAGAGCAAACTGTGGACACCGTGGAAAAGCAGCTGGGGCGGCGCAAGCGATGCACCACAAAGTCTGCCTTCCTGCTGGGCGCTGCGGGTTACGACTCACAGGCCATCACGGCCACAGGCGGCCTCTCGGCGCATCTGGGTGAGCGCTACGGAACAGAGGCACGTTTTGTCAGCGACATCATGCAGCCCCATCCGTCCCTCCTCAAGCCCATCGTGGAAGGGCTTGCGTACACCGAAGCGGAAGTCGTCTATGCGGTGCGCCACGAGATGGCAAGAACGGTGGAAGACGTGCTGTCCCGCCGGATGCGAGCGCGCCTCATGGCGCGCGACGCCTCCGCCTTGGCAGCAGCGCGCGTGGGCGAGATTCTGCAGGCCGAGCTCCATCTGAGCGCAAACGACATTTCGGAACAGGTGGCCGCATACCGCCATTCTGTTGAACGTGAAAAATCCATTCTTATGGGAGATATCCAATGCTGA
- a CDS encoding FAD-binding oxidoreductase yields the protein MLSKDAIKRGYNRRNYVVGAHTPPAYAAGITGFDGPAGLQREPVRVTQAQVDALQKVADKVETAREAVIAGTRDWWARTMVAETSGQPATPDAVIVHASQVAQIQAVMRIANEHAIPVTVAGGRSNVTGAALPVRGGIVLDICQLNKLVDFDEVSQVVNVEAGMFGDVFEETIQGQFKMTMGHWPSSFGISTVGGWVACRGAGQLSTRYGKIEDMVYGMDVVLADGSLITVGGYPRAAIGSDLQQLFIGSEGTLGIIVRIRFKLHRLPDYGKAIAYEFGTFAQGLEACRQIMQQGANPAALRLYDALESGVQFNRPATHVLMIADEGAPEMVDAVMQICERVCKATGTELDGAAILERWLDTRYLTGKSAEGFKKSPGFVADTLEMSGCWRDLPAIYDEVVKAIASVPGTLAGSAHQSHAYVDGACLYFSLRGEVEVDKRADWYRAAWDAANAVILRYNATLSHHHGVGLLRAPYMAESLGTAFSLLQLTKKMLDPKNLLNPGKLGLSDEVTP from the coding sequence ATGCTGAGCAAAGATGCAATCAAACGTGGCTACAACCGTCGCAACTACGTGGTGGGCGCCCACACCCCGCCCGCCTATGCGGCAGGCATTACCGGGTTCGATGGCCCGGCAGGCCTTCAGCGCGAGCCGGTTCGGGTGACCCAGGCGCAGGTAGATGCACTGCAGAAAGTGGCAGACAAGGTGGAGACTGCCCGCGAAGCCGTCATTGCTGGAACACGCGACTGGTGGGCCCGTACCATGGTCGCAGAGACTTCGGGGCAGCCCGCCACACCGGATGCAGTCATCGTTCACGCCTCTCAGGTCGCGCAGATCCAGGCCGTGATGCGCATTGCCAACGAACATGCCATTCCGGTGACCGTGGCAGGCGGTCGCAGCAACGTCACCGGCGCGGCGCTTCCCGTGCGGGGAGGCATCGTCCTGGATATCTGCCAGCTCAACAAGCTGGTCGATTTTGATGAAGTCAGCCAGGTGGTGAATGTGGAAGCAGGCATGTTCGGAGACGTCTTCGAGGAGACCATCCAGGGCCAGTTCAAGATGACCATGGGCCACTGGCCTTCGTCCTTCGGCATCAGCACCGTGGGAGGCTGGGTTGCCTGCCGGGGCGCGGGCCAGCTGTCGACCCGGTACGGCAAGATCGAGGACATGGTGTATGGCATGGATGTAGTGCTGGCCGACGGCAGCCTCATCACCGTGGGCGGATACCCGCGCGCAGCCATCGGCTCCGACCTGCAGCAGCTGTTCATCGGCTCGGAGGGCACGCTGGGCATCATTGTTCGCATCCGCTTCAAGCTGCACCGCCTGCCTGACTATGGCAAGGCCATTGCCTACGAATTCGGCACCTTCGCGCAAGGCCTGGAAGCCTGCCGCCAGATCATGCAGCAAGGGGCTAACCCCGCCGCCTTGCGCCTGTACGATGCGCTGGAAAGCGGTGTGCAGTTCAATCGCCCTGCGACCCATGTGCTGATGATTGCAGACGAAGGTGCTCCAGAAATGGTCGACGCCGTCATGCAGATCTGTGAGCGCGTGTGCAAGGCCACCGGCACCGAACTGGACGGCGCGGCCATTTTGGAGCGCTGGCTGGACACGCGCTACCTCACCGGCAAAAGCGCGGAAGGCTTCAAGAAGAGCCCCGGTTTTGTCGCCGATACGCTGGAGATGTCTGGCTGCTGGCGTGATCTCCCCGCCATCTATGACGAGGTGGTCAAGGCCATCGCATCGGTGCCTGGCACGCTGGCCGGCTCCGCCCACCAATCCCATGCATATGTCGATGGCGCGTGCCTCTACTTCTCGCTGCGCGGCGAGGTCGAAGTGGACAAGCGGGCCGACTGGTACCGCGCCGCCTGGGATGCGGCCAATGCAGTCATACTTCGTTACAATGCCACATTGAGCCACCACCACGGCGTGGGCCTGCTGCGCGCGCCTTATATGGCCGAGTCGCTGGGCACGGCATTTTCATTGCTGCAGTTGACCAAGAAAATGCTGGATCCCAAGAATCTGCTCAATCCGGGCAAACTTGGGCTGTCCGACGAAGTAACGCCTTAA
- a CDS encoding glycerol-3-phosphate responsive antiterminator has product MDRSLGARLARYPVMATLYGAEQMGAFLASDAEVAIVANIELRKLRLVVSTITKADKLAIVNIDSCDGISQDKGAVDYLVDIGASSLLSTRMATIQRANKAGLLTMLKVFVTDRSTWPRSVKAIEQSDPNLVQIMPAPMLAHISEAEKQSMPPIVASGFICNQEHVALALRSGACAVSSSDAELWSRAS; this is encoded by the coding sequence ATGGACCGCTCCCTGGGCGCAAGGCTCGCCAGATACCCCGTCATGGCTACCCTCTACGGTGCCGAGCAGATGGGCGCATTCCTGGCCAGCGATGCCGAAGTCGCCATCGTCGCGAATATCGAGCTGCGAAAGCTGCGCCTGGTGGTCTCCACGATCACCAAGGCAGACAAGCTCGCCATCGTGAACATCGACAGCTGCGACGGCATATCACAGGACAAGGGGGCGGTGGACTACCTGGTCGATATTGGTGCCAGCAGCCTGCTGTCCACCAGAATGGCGACCATCCAGCGGGCCAACAAGGCGGGCCTGCTCACCATGCTCAAGGTGTTCGTGACCGACCGGTCCACATGGCCACGCAGCGTCAAGGCCATCGAGCAAAGTGACCCCAACCTCGTCCAGATCATGCCGGCGCCGATGCTGGCGCACATCTCCGAGGCCGAGAAGCAATCCATGCCGCCCATTGTGGCGTCCGGTTTCATCTGCAACCAGGAACACGTGGCACTGGCGCTGCGCTCAGGCGCGTGTGCGGTATCCAGCAGCGATGCGGAGCTGTGGAGCCGGGCTTCTTGA